A region of Bifidobacterium adolescentis ATCC 15703 DNA encodes the following proteins:
- a CDS encoding TenA family protein produces MTNHVPEATKPASGDYAWLGAEAGSVADLMYMLNTEDWYDAINSRFVSELLDDTLPESILKAYLIQDFKFYNNGMMARLIKLAPRQETKDMLAAQSQWFADNEATYFEHFLEAYHVSQEEYDATEPTPANKEYGAYLDSLSDKSWPELITAICCMEWLYLAWAKRTVDADVIQQVPAHKGWVDLHEGAHFRKWVGDLISLVNEYCSIDGPEAEVFRTIVHLERRFFDDSYPQE; encoded by the coding sequence ATGACCAACCACGTTCCAGAAGCAACGAAACCCGCCAGTGGAGACTACGCCTGGCTGGGCGCGGAAGCCGGCTCCGTCGCCGACCTCATGTACATGCTCAACACCGAGGACTGGTACGACGCCATCAACTCGCGTTTCGTCAGCGAGCTGCTTGACGACACCTTGCCGGAATCCATCCTCAAGGCGTACCTGATCCAGGATTTCAAGTTCTATAACAACGGCATGATGGCGCGTCTCATCAAACTCGCCCCACGTCAGGAGACCAAGGACATGCTCGCGGCGCAATCGCAGTGGTTCGCCGACAACGAGGCCACCTACTTCGAGCACTTCCTCGAGGCCTATCACGTCAGCCAGGAGGAATACGACGCGACCGAACCGACCCCGGCCAACAAGGAGTACGGCGCATACCTCGACAGCCTGTCCGACAAGAGCTGGCCGGAACTGATCACCGCGATCTGCTGCATGGAATGGCTGTACCTCGCATGGGCCAAGCGCACCGTCGACGCCGACGTCATCCAGCAGGTGCCGGCGCACAAGGGCTGGGTCGACCTGCATGAAGGCGCGCACTTCCGCAAGTGGGTCGGCGACCTCATCTCCCTGGTCAACGAATACTGCTCCATCGATGGTCCGGAAGCCGAAGTGTTCCGCACCATCGTGCATCTGGAGCGCCGCTTCTTCGACGACTCCTACCCGCAGGAGTGA
- a CDS encoding ECF transporter S component, whose protein sequence is MTEENQSSAVRKPNVKWRVVDIVVAAIVAVASGVIFWAWDFIYAVPTALFDSLTPGLGGLFHFMWLFAGPLVAIIIRKPGAAFFGETIAAVIETLLGNPFGVTHALLIGMAQGLGAEIGFAVFAYRKWNLLTVTLAGALTGLSNGLYEWVVTAGWSTLQGVVFTVCCVISGAVFGGALMWFVQKALAKTGVLDRFESGKADVVA, encoded by the coding sequence ATGACTGAAGAAAACCAGTCTTCCGCAGTTCGCAAACCCAACGTCAAATGGCGTGTGGTCGACATCGTCGTGGCCGCGATTGTTGCCGTCGCATCCGGCGTGATCTTCTGGGCCTGGGACTTCATCTACGCCGTCCCGACCGCCCTGTTCGACAGCCTCACCCCGGGACTGGGCGGACTCTTCCATTTCATGTGGCTGTTCGCCGGCCCGCTCGTGGCCATCATCATCCGCAAGCCCGGCGCGGCCTTCTTCGGCGAAACCATCGCCGCGGTCATCGAAACGCTGCTGGGCAATCCATTCGGCGTGACGCACGCACTGCTGATCGGCATGGCCCAAGGACTCGGCGCCGAAATCGGCTTCGCGGTCTTCGCATACCGCAAGTGGAACCTGCTCACCGTGACCCTGGCCGGCGCGTTGACCGGCCTATCCAATGGCCTGTACGAGTGGGTCGTCACCGCCGGCTGGTCGACACTGCAAGGCGTTGTGTTCACCGTCTGCTGCGTCATCTCCGGAGCCGTATTCGGCGGAGCGCTCATGTGGTTCGTACAGAAGGCGCTCGCCAAAACCGGTGTGCTCGACCGCTTCGAATCAGGCAAGGCCGACGTCGTGGCCTGA
- a CDS encoding cysteine hydrolase, with amino-acid sequence MIAEDEWLVVIDRQKVFAESEWSAWACADGTYYDTNEAFAKLAKAFGDRVVYTRYVAPIPPKDAWVDYFKDWPQFLVPPDDPMYDLTDETAALAEGHQVVDRTTFGKWGQQLIDAIGGAKKITVCGVATDCCVLTTVLAAADNGVAVRVPADACAGSTPENQELALNTMRLFEPLITVTDTASILA; translated from the coding sequence ATGATCGCTGAAGATGAGTGGCTGGTCGTCATCGACCGTCAGAAAGTATTCGCCGAAAGCGAATGGTCCGCTTGGGCCTGCGCCGACGGAACCTACTACGACACCAACGAAGCGTTCGCAAAACTGGCCAAGGCGTTCGGCGACCGCGTGGTCTACACGCGCTACGTCGCGCCGATTCCGCCAAAGGACGCCTGGGTCGACTACTTCAAGGACTGGCCGCAGTTCCTGGTACCGCCGGACGACCCGATGTACGACCTGACCGACGAGACCGCCGCCCTCGCCGAAGGCCATCAGGTGGTGGACCGCACCACATTCGGCAAATGGGGACAACAGCTGATCGACGCGATCGGCGGAGCCAAGAAAATCACGGTCTGCGGCGTGGCCACCGACTGCTGCGTGCTCACCACCGTGCTCGCCGCGGCCGATAACGGCGTGGCCGTGCGCGTTCCGGCCGACGCCTGCGCCGGCAGCACCCCGGAGAACCAGGAACTGGCGCTCAACACGATGCGCTTGTTCGAACCGCTGATCACGGTAACCGACACGGCGTCGATCCTGGCATAG
- the istA gene encoding IS21-like element ISBad1 family transposase has protein sequence MTTPVRIQQSIRQLETKGLTHTQIARELGVSRTTVVKYATRDYSPVPPTGGTASRSLVAGEYARKADEWLEADRRMPRKQRHTARRVHERLVEECGFEGSYSSVQRWVKRWRQRHRGEAEGFSELEWAPGSAQVDFGQALAVVAGVERTVHFLVVSFPYSNMRYVAALPGETAECVCHGLNKVFSHAGMVPRVLVFDNATGVGHRRADGTVTQTRLFSLFCAHYGFETRFCNPYSGWEKGSTENAVGFLRRNLMVPTPSAEGWDRLTDAWLERCDEIARGVHYREDVPIRDLFETDLDHMLPLPPSMFDACDWRGVKADRTGTVTIDSNRYLAGPKWHSMRLMAGVRALRVELRSMDGEPIVTLERRWGRSPDTAMDPLSLLAIIARKPRSWGESPIRSDFPEETRVLLDRMEPRERGLLVDDIRHAAVVSGFRAAVMAVVEIVAAGRRPDRAAIDQTARRIAQGDGPESRARLDTYSRFMREDGDE, from the coding sequence ATGACGACACCGGTGCGTATTCAACAGAGTATCAGGCAGCTCGAGACGAAAGGCCTGACGCATACGCAGATAGCTAGGGAACTGGGCGTTTCGCGGACGACCGTGGTCAAGTACGCGACCCGCGATTATTCGCCCGTTCCGCCGACCGGGGGAACTGCGAGCCGTTCCCTGGTCGCGGGCGAGTACGCGCGCAAGGCCGACGAATGGCTCGAGGCCGACCGGCGCATGCCACGCAAACAGCGGCACACCGCCCGGCGCGTACACGAGCGGCTCGTGGAGGAATGCGGCTTCGAGGGCAGTTATTCGTCGGTGCAGCGATGGGTCAAGCGCTGGCGCCAACGCCACCGCGGCGAGGCCGAGGGGTTCAGTGAGCTGGAATGGGCGCCGGGCAGCGCGCAGGTCGATTTCGGCCAGGCCCTGGCCGTGGTCGCCGGCGTGGAACGGACCGTGCATTTCCTGGTGGTCTCGTTCCCGTACTCGAACATGAGATACGTGGCCGCGCTGCCGGGAGAGACCGCGGAATGCGTGTGCCATGGTCTGAACAAGGTGTTCTCCCATGCCGGCATGGTCCCCCGCGTGCTAGTGTTCGACAACGCCACCGGGGTCGGCCACCGCAGGGCCGACGGGACCGTCACCCAGACGAGGCTGTTCTCGCTGTTCTGCGCGCACTACGGCTTCGAGACGAGGTTCTGCAACCCCTATTCCGGCTGGGAGAAGGGAAGCACGGAGAACGCGGTCGGTTTCCTGCGCCGCAACCTGATGGTGCCGACGCCGTCCGCGGAGGGATGGGACCGGCTCACGGACGCGTGGTTGGAACGCTGCGACGAGATCGCGCGCGGCGTCCACTACCGCGAGGACGTGCCGATCCGGGACCTGTTCGAGACGGACCTCGACCACATGCTCCCGCTGCCGCCGTCCATGTTCGACGCGTGCGACTGGCGCGGGGTGAAGGCCGACAGGACCGGAACGGTCACGATCGACTCGAACCGCTACCTCGCGGGCCCGAAATGGCATTCCATGCGTCTCATGGCCGGCGTGCGGGCCCTGCGGGTCGAGCTGCGTTCCATGGACGGCGAGCCGATCGTCACGTTGGAGCGCAGGTGGGGGCGCAGCCCCGACACCGCGATGGACCCGCTGTCGCTGCTCGCCATCATCGCACGCAAGCCGCGTTCGTGGGGCGAGAGTCCCATACGCTCCGACTTCCCGGAGGAGACGCGCGTGCTGCTCGACCGGATGGAGCCGCGCGAACGCGGCCTGCTGGTCGACGACATCCGCCACGCGGCCGTGGTGAGTGGCTTCCGTGCGGCCGTCATGGCCGTCGTCGAGATCGTCGCCGCGGGCAGAAGGCCCGACAGGGCCGCGATCGACCAGACGGCCAGGCGGATCGCGCAGGGCGACGGTCCCGAATCGAGGGCCAGGCTCGACACGTACAGCAGGTTCATGAGGGAGGACGGCGATGAGTGA
- the istB gene encoding IS21-like element ISBad1 family helper ATPase IstB: MSESTDAAAGGRRGGRTVSKSTPDEVMELACGLPLTRSVLRSVVAGATPGQLGVLADLFRAENASRTESRRARLIRNAGFPCVKGFDGYDWGMASFPADWGREQLMDLGFVDRAEDLVLYGDVGCGKTHMAIATGMLACERGMPVRFFTASSLVMRLRRARDENRLDAELRAIGRARLLVIDELGYLPIDIDGARLLFQVVADSYEKRSVVFTTNLEFGRWGEVFGDGDMAAAVIDRIVHHGRIVRFRGESYRNSHSLMK; this comes from the coding sequence ATGAGTGAGTCGACGGACGCCGCGGCGGGCGGACGCAGGGGCGGGCGGACCGTGAGCAAGTCCACCCCGGACGAGGTCATGGAGCTCGCATGCGGGCTGCCGTTGACCAGGAGCGTGCTGCGTTCCGTGGTCGCGGGCGCCACGCCCGGCCAGCTCGGCGTGCTGGCCGACCTGTTCAGGGCCGAGAACGCCAGCCGGACGGAATCCAGGCGCGCCAGGCTGATCAGGAACGCGGGATTCCCGTGCGTCAAGGGCTTCGACGGATACGACTGGGGCATGGCGTCGTTCCCCGCCGACTGGGGGCGCGAGCAGCTCATGGACCTCGGTTTCGTGGACCGGGCCGAGGACCTCGTGCTCTACGGCGACGTGGGATGCGGCAAGACGCACATGGCGATCGCCACGGGCATGCTGGCGTGCGAGAGGGGCATGCCGGTGAGGTTCTTCACCGCGTCGTCGCTGGTGATGCGTTTGCGGCGGGCGAGGGACGAGAACCGGCTCGACGCGGAACTGCGCGCGATAGGCCGCGCCAGGCTGCTGGTCATCGACGAGCTGGGCTACCTGCCGATCGACATCGACGGGGCCAGGCTCCTGTTCCAGGTCGTCGCGGATTCCTACGAGAAGCGGAGCGTGGTGTTCACCACGAACCTGGAGTTCGGACGGTGGGGCGAGGTGTTCGGAGACGGCGACATGGCCGCCGCGGTCATCGACCGCATCGTGCACCACGGAAGGATCGTCAGGTTCCGTGGCGAGTCATACCGCAACAGCCACTCCCTGATGAAATAA
- a CDS encoding DUF4839 domain-containing protein, translating to MIYPTGTITIEELQSVKLPVVNFAEGYKVAEVDVFLGKCADTLRNGYGLSAEEVERHSFTSTYMGGYAIGDVDLLLDRIAWTLKNRPSGRRAMPTAQPYAQPMPNQYPASQQYPPASQFPAAMPPQNQPVQSQYPMPSQPYPATPQSSAPMPLQAQPAPQYSMPQYPVQQPTTLGGLLSKARKNAEKFAKDNDLEGKLETGKSKAKEALSKAKNEASRAAQNLGDSIEEARSAYEEKKRVQEQDSERHATHTPQVWNKPLYDDSPSQRTMPIPPEDMPRMTFPGDRKNAGSDTESNKQTEIAEKKADSITDTRIVPEKTEPESTKENVSSEPEPAAEIVSKERAEVRTEEPASTVTIPVTPNDADSEPTVAMTESAVSSTPHWPSDKKQAQSDGYSDHHEVETHTATASDGFAALLEDKRKRTILIGCVAAFVLLLIALFCMSLSSEDSKNDKPATTPSYSHTTDSDDSADNNKPSTPSFEKVNTNSLKNRSVKEVTSELDGKSLSYKFLVDGGDGSDQTATVKTAVQNGEEWTVTEANQSMTDGEVTLTVREKEPAQQQKPQQADSNGIITAANNPEFAALLGVKDPFDSSVAAFAEKYKGRTIEFDGNIASIIPNDKHPRYLFDDTLVYAGDYSTESVNGPSFRFEGITWSDFHDGSVGIPAFVREGQNVHIKATVDKYNPDNGIFKLDLVEMTER from the coding sequence ATGATTTATCCAACTGGGACGATTACTATTGAAGAGCTTCAGTCAGTCAAACTTCCGGTAGTAAATTTCGCGGAAGGATACAAAGTGGCGGAAGTGGACGTGTTCCTCGGAAAATGCGCCGACACTTTACGTAACGGATATGGGTTGTCTGCCGAAGAGGTCGAGCGGCACTCCTTCACCTCTACGTATATGGGCGGATATGCTATAGGCGACGTGGATTTGCTGCTTGACCGTATAGCTTGGACGTTGAAAAACCGGCCGTCCGGCAGACGGGCCATGCCTACGGCGCAACCGTATGCGCAGCCTATGCCAAATCAATATCCGGCATCTCAACAGTATCCGCCGGCATCGCAATTCCCTGCTGCCATGCCTCCTCAAAACCAGCCGGTTCAATCGCAATATCCGATGCCGTCTCAACCGTATCCGGCAACGCCGCAATCGTCGGCGCCCATGCCGTTGCAAGCCCAGCCGGCACCACAGTATTCAATGCCTCAATATCCAGTCCAGCAGCCGACGACGTTGGGTGGTCTTCTTTCCAAAGCCAGGAAAAACGCTGAGAAGTTCGCGAAAGATAACGATTTGGAGGGCAAACTCGAAACCGGTAAATCCAAGGCGAAAGAAGCACTGTCCAAAGCGAAAAACGAAGCCAGTCGCGCCGCGCAAAATCTCGGAGACTCAATCGAAGAGGCACGCTCGGCATATGAGGAAAAGAAGCGGGTGCAGGAACAGGATTCTGAAAGGCACGCCACCCATACGCCACAGGTTTGGAACAAACCGTTGTACGACGATTCCCCATCACAGCGAACCATGCCGATTCCTCCGGAAGATATGCCGCGTATGACGTTCCCTGGCGATCGCAAGAACGCTGGCTCGGATACTGAATCGAATAAGCAGACGGAAATCGCGGAAAAGAAGGCAGATTCGATTACCGATACGAGAATCGTTCCGGAGAAGACGGAACCGGAGTCCACGAAAGAAAACGTTTCGTCGGAACCGGAACCCGCCGCGGAAATCGTTTCAAAAGAACGGGCGGAAGTGCGGACGGAGGAACCGGCTTCGACGGTCACAATTCCCGTTACCCCGAATGACGCCGATTCCGAACCAACCGTCGCGATGACGGAAAGCGCCGTTTCATCTACACCGCATTGGCCTTCCGATAAGAAACAAGCACAGTCCGACGGGTATTCCGATCACCATGAAGTTGAAACGCATACGGCAACGGCATCCGATGGCTTTGCGGCCCTATTAGAGGACAAGCGGAAACGTACGATCCTTATCGGCTGTGTGGCCGCGTTTGTGCTGCTTCTCATTGCCTTATTCTGCATGAGCCTGTCATCCGAAGATTCGAAGAACGACAAACCGGCGACCACCCCGTCATATTCGCATACGACCGATTCCGACGATTCTGCAGATAACAACAAGCCGTCCACGCCTTCGTTCGAGAAGGTCAACACGAATTCGCTGAAGAACCGTTCCGTGAAAGAGGTGACATCGGAACTTGATGGGAAGAGTCTGTCTTACAAGTTCTTGGTTGACGGGGGAGACGGCAGCGACCAGACGGCAACAGTGAAAACCGCTGTACAGAATGGTGAGGAATGGACCGTCACCGAAGCCAACCAGTCCATGACGGATGGCGAAGTCACCCTGACCGTCCGGGAAAAGGAACCTGCACAACAGCAAAAACCGCAGCAGGCCGACAGCAACGGCATCATCACCGCTGCCAACAATCCGGAATTCGCTGCTCTGCTTGGAGTGAAAGATCCTTTCGATTCGTCCGTTGCCGCATTCGCCGAAAAATACAAGGGACGCACTATTGAATTCGACGGCAACATTGCAAGCATTATACCCAACGATAAGCATCCACGTTACCTGTTTGACGATACGCTGGTATACGCAGGTGATTACAGCACGGAAAGCGTTAATGGACCAAGTTTCAGATTCGAAGGAATCACTTGGAGCGATTTCCACGACGGTTCGGTCGGCATTCCCGCCTTCGTGCGCGAAGGACAGAACGTCCACATCAAAGCAACAGTGGACAAATACAATCCTGACAACGGCATTTTCAAACTGGACCTCGTCGAAATGACCGAACGCTGA
- a CDS encoding DUF262 domain-containing protein, producing MEKIDKTDTLRTILSGRKYTIDYFQREYRWGRKQIEQMLADFQNTFEEFYKPDDHDTPEEVMDYGFYYMGCIICTGGSIKKLIDGQQRLTSLTLLIIYLNNLQKETVEDEDLIVPLDDMIFSKAFGKKSFNIDVEDRKPCMQALLQKDQTYLPMSESVQNMLDRYQDIEDLFPDELKGEALPYFINWLIEKVLLLEIDTPSEDEAHTIFLTMNDRGLSLNSAEMMKAFVIQHVAEEDRIKVNQEWQSNISRIKNASSYDTSGMVNTQDVEFVSIWLRAKYANRMRDTKRGAKDEDYELLGDKFHAWVSNNARTVMGLAKPNDYKNFVLTEMTRVTDVYLRMMDYGSKFTTGYEEVFYNANRDLTYQTMLAIAAIKNDDTDDIIQKKIRMTAKFVDDFATIRILNFKKANWNTNKYQLFHVMQDIRNADCKTIGMVYVRALRRMGMSVEGITRFGLNQFSKRYMLHILARFTSYVNVLMGNPSHFEEYVDRKRQGNTYDIEHILPDKYEDYKDGFADLEDFESTRNLIGNLILLTRDKNRSYQAMKYSEKVQKYAGDNILAQALSSTAYSKNPSFLSTVVAKYGFRDIPDFDRQSIVDRAEIYLKMASDIWNPNDIKNIAGGWDDDEEKAFFKNEKGREFTIGYAERSWPDALKYGFLSASLGGSGKSIYNVQVGDTVYCYIAGCGFVGIGKCTSTAVPMKNFKVMADGIPTPVSDASWQSEELKQKLDSNKEVFIGVAWKRSVTDVDDGYWEKGMTTVPLAAYMLNDKTTYQKVKEHFGYTED from the coding sequence ATGGAGAAAATCGATAAAACAGACACGCTTAGAACGATTCTGAGTGGCCGAAAGTACACCATTGATTATTTCCAAAGGGAATATCGGTGGGGAAGGAAGCAAATTGAGCAGATGCTTGCTGACTTTCAAAACACTTTTGAGGAATTCTATAAACCGGATGATCATGATACGCCAGAAGAGGTCATGGACTACGGGTTTTATTACATGGGTTGCATCATTTGCACCGGTGGATCCATAAAGAAGCTTATTGATGGTCAGCAGCGTCTGACCTCGTTGACGTTGCTCATCATTTACTTGAACAACCTGCAGAAGGAAACAGTTGAGGACGAGGATCTTATTGTTCCGTTGGATGACATGATTTTTTCAAAGGCTTTCGGTAAGAAAAGCTTCAATATCGACGTGGAGGATCGCAAGCCTTGCATGCAAGCTCTGTTACAGAAAGATCAAACCTACTTGCCCATGAGTGAGAGTGTGCAGAATATGCTTGATCGATATCAGGATATTGAGGATCTTTTCCCGGATGAGTTGAAAGGAGAAGCGCTACCTTACTTTATTAACTGGCTGATAGAGAAAGTGCTTCTTCTAGAAATCGACACACCATCTGAAGACGAAGCGCACACCATATTCCTTACTATGAACGACCGCGGATTGAGCTTGAATAGTGCTGAAATGATGAAGGCCTTCGTCATTCAGCATGTTGCTGAAGAGGATCGCATTAAGGTCAACCAGGAGTGGCAGAGCAATATCAGCCGTATCAAGAACGCGTCCTCCTATGATACGAGCGGTATGGTGAACACGCAGGATGTGGAGTTTGTCTCCATCTGGCTTCGCGCAAAGTACGCCAACCGTATGCGCGATACCAAACGCGGTGCCAAAGATGAGGACTATGAGCTTCTTGGGGACAAATTCCATGCTTGGGTAAGCAATAATGCCCGTACCGTGATGGGGCTTGCCAAGCCGAATGACTACAAGAATTTTGTTCTTACCGAAATGACGCGTGTTACCGACGTCTATTTACGAATGATGGATTACGGCAGTAAATTCACGACGGGATATGAAGAGGTTTTCTATAACGCAAACCGGGACTTGACCTATCAAACCATGCTCGCCATTGCCGCCATCAAAAATGATGACACTGATGACATAATACAAAAGAAGATACGGATGACGGCGAAATTCGTAGATGACTTCGCTACCATCCGAATTTTGAATTTCAAAAAGGCCAACTGGAATACGAATAAATACCAGTTGTTCCATGTAATGCAGGACATTCGCAATGCAGATTGCAAAACAATTGGTATGGTTTATGTTCGTGCGCTTCGTCGTATGGGCATGTCCGTTGAAGGAATCACCCGTTTTGGTCTGAATCAGTTCTCCAAACGGTATATGCTGCACATTCTTGCACGCTTCACTTCCTATGTGAACGTGCTGATGGGCAATCCGTCGCACTTTGAAGAATACGTCGACCGTAAGCGACAAGGAAACACTTACGATATCGAACATATTCTTCCCGACAAATACGAGGATTACAAAGATGGTTTTGCGGATCTTGAGGATTTCGAGTCCACTCGCAATCTGATCGGGAACCTGATTCTGCTCACTCGTGACAAGAACAGAAGCTACCAGGCAATGAAATACTCGGAGAAGGTTCAAAAGTATGCGGGAGACAACATTCTTGCTCAAGCATTGAGTAGTACGGCATACTCGAAAAACCCGAGTTTTCTTTCGACAGTCGTTGCCAAATATGGCTTCCGAGATATTCCCGATTTCGATAGGCAGAGCATTGTTGACCGAGCTGAGATTTATTTGAAAATGGCCAGTGACATTTGGAATCCGAATGACATCAAGAATATTGCAGGCGGCTGGGACGACGATGAAGAAAAAGCTTTTTTCAAAAACGAAAAAGGACGCGAATTCACGATTGGCTACGCGGAAAGAAGTTGGCCTGATGCCTTGAAATACGGGTTCTTGTCCGCGAGCCTTGGCGGCAGCGGAAAATCGATCTACAACGTTCAAGTTGGAGACACGGTTTACTGCTACATTGCCGGATGCGGATTCGTTGGCATAGGAAAATGCACGTCCACTGCGGTGCCAATGAAGAACTTCAAAGTGATGGCCGATGGCATTCCGACACCCGTATCTGATGCATCATGGCAATCCGAAGAACTAAAGCAGAAGCTCGATTCCAATAAAGAAGTGTTTATAGGCGTTGCATGGAAGAGAAGTGTGACGGATGTTGATGATGGCTATTGGGAGAAAGGGATGACAACCGTCCCGCTGGCTGCCTACATGCTCAACGACAAAACGACATATCAGAAAGTCAAAGAGCATTTCGGATATACAGAAGACTGA
- a CDS encoding acyltransferase family protein, translating into MNEKEKDSDTRIYALDGLRGLAALAVVAYHYTGGTLRQLLPGAQFVTLFFILSGLVLSIVPLRVGIDTYNWPRYQLRRIARLAIPTCTVIGICCIVSTIAMHMGWKAEEYANAFSTSSPSVWLHNLLTQLDMLSMTTAGTRVDGSTLAMVDLPSWSMCWELLFSLALPVYVIIATDMRFVAPIALACVLLSEWTQWPPLRHMAMFALGVALAKRLTDNGRETMRDVVAVPLALCGIVLVCQSGFGLLPGIVAQPLAVCGCLILVVVALTCNVVSNLLSTPPVRWLGRISFSLYLTHLPVRDWIVPYIPVQGLLRPVVLFALCLLVAEAFYLAVERPATRLSRRLGKAKREA; encoded by the coding sequence GTGAACGAAAAAGAGAAGGACTCCGACACACGCATATACGCTTTGGACGGGCTCAGAGGACTCGCGGCCCTGGCAGTGGTCGCATACCATTACACGGGAGGCACCCTCCGCCAACTATTGCCAGGCGCCCAATTCGTCACCCTATTCTTCATTCTCAGCGGACTTGTACTTTCCATCGTTCCGCTACGCGTCGGAATCGACACATACAACTGGCCTCGCTACCAGCTGCGTCGCATCGCCAGACTCGCCATCCCCACCTGCACGGTAATCGGGATCTGCTGTATCGTCTCCACAATCGCCATGCATATGGGGTGGAAAGCGGAAGAATACGCAAACGCGTTCAGCACATCCTCGCCATCAGTCTGGCTCCACAATCTGCTCACCCAACTCGACATGCTTTCAATGACCACCGCCGGCACCAGAGTGGACGGTTCCACATTGGCAATGGTCGACCTGCCATCATGGAGCATGTGCTGGGAATTGCTTTTCAGCCTCGCCCTGCCCGTATACGTCATCATCGCCACCGACATGCGATTCGTGGCACCCATTGCGCTCGCATGCGTGCTGTTGTCGGAGTGGACGCAGTGGCCGCCGTTGCGTCACATGGCCATGTTCGCGCTTGGCGTCGCGTTGGCGAAACGGCTTACGGACAACGGGCGCGAGACGATGCGCGACGTCGTTGCCGTACCGCTCGCCCTGTGTGGCATCGTCTTGGTTTGCCAAAGCGGTTTCGGTTTGCTGCCTGGTATTGTCGCCCAACCTTTGGCCGTGTGCGGATGCCTGATATTGGTGGTGGTCGCACTTACCTGCAACGTGGTATCCAACCTGCTTTCCACGCCACCTGTCCGTTGGCTGGGGCGCATTTCATTCAGCCTGTATCTGACCCATCTTCCCGTCCGCGACTGGATTGTGCCGTACATTCCCGTGCAGGGTCTATTGCGCCCGGTGGTTTTGTTTGCATTGTGCCTTCTGGTGGCGGAGGCGTTCTATCTTGCCGTGGAACGGCCTGCTACCAGACTGTCAAGGAGGCTGGGAAAGGCGAAAAGGGAAGCCTGA
- a CDS encoding GNAT family N-acetyltransferase, with protein sequence MEIREYDMMTDEARGIRTAVFVVEKDYRPEFDEWDEPGRATHLLAFGNGRAVATCRLYPDLDHADQPGRWVIGRLAVVADERGHGIGKTVLAEAERLIRKAGGHVAAVHSEDKNFAMYEHLGYRITSELFDNGTHGWLVKALN encoded by the coding sequence ATGGAGATCCGCGAATACGACATGATGACGGACGAGGCGCGCGGCATCCGCACGGCGGTGTTCGTCGTGGAGAAGGATTATCGTCCGGAATTCGACGAATGGGATGAGCCGGGCCGAGCCACGCATCTGCTGGCTTTTGGAAACGGCCGCGCCGTGGCGACATGCCGTCTCTACCCTGATCTCGACCATGCCGATCAACCCGGACGTTGGGTGATTGGTCGTTTGGCCGTGGTCGCCGACGAACGTGGCCATGGTATCGGCAAGACGGTGCTGGCCGAGGCGGAACGTCTCATCCGGAAGGCCGGTGGACATGTTGCCGCCGTACACTCCGAAGATAAGAATTTCGCGATGTATGAACATCTTGGCTACCGCATCACCAGCGAGCTTTTCGACAACGGTACGCATGGTTGGCTAGTCAAGGCATTGAACTGA
- a CDS encoding PIN domain-containing protein translates to MIALLDANLFVPTWIIDPLLSLAEAGLREPAWSARVMDEARLAIMEVRHVPDVRARGFLDAICRAFPMTMAEDWERFEPDVNLSDPNDGHVVAAARRAGAETIVTFNLKDFPADELSRYGLHAQSPDVFLTSVFDAHPEEAMDAMRRLVSSKRHPPRTMSEEIEHLRVLRLPLFARRLSETVG, encoded by the coding sequence ATGATTGCGCTGCTTGACGCCAACCTGTTCGTACCTACGTGGATCATCGACCCACTGCTTAGCTTGGCCGAGGCTGGTCTGCGCGAGCCAGCATGGTCTGCGAGGGTCATGGACGAGGCACGCTTGGCCATCATGGAAGTGCGGCATGTGCCCGACGTCCGGGCCCGCGGTTTTCTTGACGCGATCTGCAGGGCCTTTCCGATGACCATGGCGGAGGATTGGGAGCGGTTTGAACCGGACGTGAATTTGTCGGACCCCAACGACGGGCATGTGGTCGCGGCCGCCCGTCGGGCCGGTGCGGAAACCATCGTTACATTCAACCTCAAGGATTTCCCCGCAGACGAACTTTCCAGGTACGGACTGCACGCTCAATCGCCGGATGTTTTCCTTACCTCCGTGTTCGATGCACATCCAGAAGAAGCGATGGACGCCATGCGCAGACTGGTCAGCTCCAAACGCCATCCGCCGCGTACCATGAGCGAGGAAATCGAGCATTTGCGCGTCTTGCGCCTTCCGCTGTTCGCACGGAGATTGTCCGAAACGGTAGGCTAA